In the genome of Manis javanica isolate MJ-LG chromosome 17, MJ_LKY, whole genome shotgun sequence, one region contains:
- the LOC108386820 gene encoding kallikrein-7 isoform X1: MGASRSQLRLHPRATGAGTAGGGGIRRRRSQDWRRLAPSCVWSRDQTRPSGAQDDKSGEKIINGVPCPRGSQPWQVALLNGNQLHCGGVLLNQWWVLTAAHCMMSQYNVHMGSDSLSDAMGQNIRATKSFRHPGYSTKTHVNDIMLVKLSRPARLSPSVRKVNLPSRCDPPGTTCTVSGWGTTTSPAVTLPSELMCTEVRLISAQDCRKVYKDLLGNSMLCAGIPGSNTNACNGDSGGPLVCRGTLQGLVSWGTFPCGQPNDPGVYTQVCKYIDWINQTMRSHR; encoded by the exons ATGGGGGCGTCTAGGAGCCAACTCCGCCTGCACCCCAGGGCAACGGGGGCGGGCACAGCGGGTGGCGGCGGTATAAGACGGCGGCGTTCCCAGGACTGGAGACGTTTGGCTCCCTCCTGTGTCTGGAGCAGGGATCAGACCAGGCCCTCCGGAG CCCAGGATGACAAGAGTGGGGAGAAAATTATTAATGGGGTCCCATGTCCACGAGGCTCCCAACCCTGGCAGGTGGCCCTGCTCAACGGCAATCAGCTCCACTGCGGAGGGGTGCTGCTCAACCAGTGGTGGGTGCTCACCGCCGCGCACTGCATGATGAG CCAGTACAACGTGCACATGGGAAGTGACAGTCTGAGTGATGCCATGGGCCAGAACATCAGGGCCACAAAGTCATTCCGCCACCCCGGCTACTCCACGAAGACCCATGTTAATGACATCATGCTTGTGAAGCTAAGTAGACCCGCCAGACTGTCACCCAGCGTGAGGAAAGTCAACCTGCCCTCCCGCTGTGACCCCCCGGGGACCACATGCACCGTTTCTGGCTGGGGTACCACCACCAGCCCTGCTG TGACCCTCCCATCGGAGCTCATGTGCACGGAGGTGAGGCTCATCTCCGCCCAGGACTGCAGGAAGGTCTACAAGGACCTGCTGGGAAACTCCATGCTGTGCGCCGGCATTCCCGGCTCCAATACCAACGCCTGCAAC GGTGACTCAGGCGGACCTCTGGTGTGCAGAGGTACTCTGCAAGGCCTGGTGTCCTGGGGAACTTTCCCTTGCGGTCAACCCAATGACCCGGGTGTTTATACCCAAGTCTGCAAGTACATCGATTGGATAAACCAGACCATGAGAAGTCATCGTTAA
- the LOC108386820 gene encoding kallikrein-7 isoform X2: MAGHLFLPLLILLLSLVLGSAGQEAQDDKSGEKIINGVPCPRGSQPWQVALLNGNQLHCGGVLLNQWWVLTAAHCMMSQYNVHMGSDSLSDAMGQNIRATKSFRHPGYSTKTHVNDIMLVKLSRPARLSPSVRKVNLPSRCDPPGTTCTVSGWGTTTSPAVTLPSELMCTEVRLISAQDCRKVYKDLLGNSMLCAGIPGSNTNACNGDSGGPLVCRGTLQGLVSWGTFPCGQPNDPGVYTQVCKYIDWINQTMRSHR, encoded by the exons ATGGCAGGACACCTTTTCCTTCCCCTGCTGATTCTGCTACTGTCCTTAGTCCTGGGATCTGCAGGCCAGGAAG CCCAGGATGACAAGAGTGGGGAGAAAATTATTAATGGGGTCCCATGTCCACGAGGCTCCCAACCCTGGCAGGTGGCCCTGCTCAACGGCAATCAGCTCCACTGCGGAGGGGTGCTGCTCAACCAGTGGTGGGTGCTCACCGCCGCGCACTGCATGATGAG CCAGTACAACGTGCACATGGGAAGTGACAGTCTGAGTGATGCCATGGGCCAGAACATCAGGGCCACAAAGTCATTCCGCCACCCCGGCTACTCCACGAAGACCCATGTTAATGACATCATGCTTGTGAAGCTAAGTAGACCCGCCAGACTGTCACCCAGCGTGAGGAAAGTCAACCTGCCCTCCCGCTGTGACCCCCCGGGGACCACATGCACCGTTTCTGGCTGGGGTACCACCACCAGCCCTGCTG TGACCCTCCCATCGGAGCTCATGTGCACGGAGGTGAGGCTCATCTCCGCCCAGGACTGCAGGAAGGTCTACAAGGACCTGCTGGGAAACTCCATGCTGTGCGCCGGCATTCCCGGCTCCAATACCAACGCCTGCAAC GGTGACTCAGGCGGACCTCTGGTGTGCAGAGGTACTCTGCAAGGCCTGGTGTCCTGGGGAACTTTCCCTTGCGGTCAACCCAATGACCCGGGTGTTTATACCCAAGTCTGCAAGTACATCGATTGGATAAACCAGACCATGAGAAGTCATCGTTAA
- the KLK9 gene encoding kallikrein-9, which produces MRLRFICALLSLLAGHSRADTRAIGAQECRPNSQPWQAGLFFLTHLFCGASLISDRWLLTAAHCHKPYLWVRLGEHHLWQWEGPEQLFRVTDFFPHPGFNKDLSAHDHKDDIMLIRLPREAHLGSAVQPLNLSQTCASPGTQCLISGWGAVSSPKVRYPLTLQCANVSILEPKLCHRAYPGHISDSMICAGLWEGGRGSCQGDSGGPLVCNGTLVGVVSGGAEPCSTPQRPTVYTSICHYVDWIQKTMEDN; this is translated from the exons ATGAGGCTGAGATTCATCTGTGCTCTGCTCTCTCTCCTGGCAG ggcacagcagggCAGACACTCGAGCCATTGGGGCTCAGGAATGCCGCCCCAACTCACAGCCCTGGCAGGCTGGCCTCTTTTTCCTCACCCACCTCTTCTGTGGGGCATCCCTCATCAGTGACCGCTGGCTGCTCACAGCTGCCCACTGCCACAAGCC GTATCTATGGGTCCGCCTCGGGGAGCACCACCTCTGGCAATGGGAGGGTCCAGAGCAGCTGTTCCGGGTCACGGACTTCTTCCCCCACCCTGGGTTCAACAAGGACCTCAGTGCCCATGACCACAAGGATGACATCATGCTGATCCGTCTGCCCAGAGAGGCACACCTGGGGTCTGCTGTGCAGCCTCTCAACCTCAGCCAGACCTGTGCCTCCCCAGGCACCCAGTGCCTCATCTCGGGCTGGGGTGCTGTGTCCAGCCCCAAGG TGCGGTACCCACTCACGCTGCAGTGTGCCAACGTCAGCATCCTGGAGCCCAAACTCTGCCATCGGGCATATCCGGGCCATATCTCAGACAGCATGATCTGTGCTGGCCTGTGGGAAGGGGGCCGGGGCTCCTGCCAG GGTGACTCTGGAGGTCCCCTGGTTTGCAACGGAACCCTGGTGGGTGTGGTGTCTGGGGGTGCCGAGCCCTGCTCTACACCCCAGCGCCCCACCGTCTATACCAGCATATGTCACTACGTGGACTGGATCCAAAAGACCATGGAGGACAACTGA
- the KLK10 gene encoding kallikrein-10, translating into MRPPHLRLPAVCGARAPAKLLLPLLIAQLWAAEAALLPRNDTDTEHVPSGAPCARGSQPWQVSLFNGLAFHCAGVLVDESWVLTAAHCGNDKPLWARVGDDHLLLLQGEQLRRTTLFITHPNYVPGSGPILPRRTDEHDLMLLKLARPAVLGPRLQTLRLPYRCAQPGDQCQVAGWGTTVARRVKYNRGLGCSTVTVLSPQECEVFYPGVLTSNMMCAGLDQGRDPCQSDSGGPLVCDKTLQGVLSWSVYPCGSAPRPAVYTHLCKYVPWIERTIRSN; encoded by the exons ATGAGACCCCCGCACCTCCGCCTCCCCGCCGTCTGTGGCGCCCGGGCGCCGGCGAAGCTGCTTCTGCCCCTGCTGATCGCGCAACTCTGGG ccgcGGAGGCGGCCTTGCTCCCCAGAAACGACACGGACACGGAGCACGTGCCGTCCGGCGCCCCGTGCGCGCGCGGCTCACAGCCCTGGCAGGTCTCCCTCTTCAATGGCCTCGCGTTCCACTGCGCGGGCGTCCTGGTGGACGAGAGTTGGGTGCTCACGGCCGCGCACTGCGGGAACGACAA gccGCTGTGGGCACGCGTCGGGGATGACCACCTGCTGCTGCTCCAGGGCGAGCAGCTCCGCCGGACCACTCTCTTTATTACCCACCCAAACTACGTCCCGGGCTCAGGCCCTATCCTGCCGAGGCGGACCGACGAGCACGACCTCATGCTGCTGAAGCTGGCCAGGCCCGCCGTGCTGGGGCCTCGCCTCCAGACCCTGCGCCTGCCCTACCGCTGTGCCCAGCCTGGGGACCAGTGCCAGGTTGCTGGCTGGGGCACCACAGTCGCCCGAAGAG TGAAGTACAACAGGGGCCTGGGCTGCTCCACGGTCACTGTCTTGAGTCCTCAGGAGTGTGAGGTCTTCTATCCTGGCGTGCTCACCAGCAACATGATGTGTGCGGGCCTGGACCAGGGGCGGGACCCCTGCCAG agtGACTCCGGTGGCCCTCTTGTCTGTGACAAGACCCTGCAGGGCGTCCTTTCTTGGAGTGTTTACCCCTGTGGCTCTGCTCCGCGCCCAGCTGTCTACACACACCTCTGCAAGTACGTCCCCTGGATAGAGAGAACCATACGCTCCAACTGA
- the KLK8 gene encoding LOW QUALITY PROTEIN: kallikrein-8 (The sequence of the model RefSeq protein was modified relative to this genomic sequence to represent the inferred CDS: inserted 2 bases in 1 codon) produces MTNGSSRQPTVKQHPTMGRPQPAALWTCMFLLLLLEAWAGHLRAQKSKVLQGQECEAHSQPWQAALFQGIRLLCGGVLIDDQWVLTAAHCKTTKYTVCLGEHSLKNKEGSEQEMAVAQPIPHPCYESSSEDHRHDLMLIRLRGWASLGSKVKSINLTDHCPRSGQKCTILGWGTVTSPRENFPDTLNXGQIEILPKKQCEDAYPGEVTDGMICAGDSSGADPCQGDSRGPLVCGGVLQGITSWGSDPCGQPEKPGIYINVCRYLNWIKKTMGSKG; encoded by the exons ATGACCAATGGGTCCTCACGGCAGCCCACTGTGAAACAAC ACCCCACCATGGGACGCCCCCAACCAGCTGCACTCTGGACCTGCATGTTTCTGCTGCTGCTGTTGGAAGCCTGGGCAG GACACTTGAGGGCGCAGAAGTCCAAGGTGCTGCAGGGCCAGGAGTGTGAGGCCCATTCACAGCCTTGGCAGGCAGCCTTGTTCCAGGGCATCCGGCTGCTGTGCGGGGGTGTCCTTATAGATGACCAATGGGTCCTCACGGCAGCCCACTGTAAAACAAC GAAGTACACAGTATGCCTGGGAGAGCACAGCCTGAAAAACAAGGAAGGATCAGAGCAAGAAATGGCTGTGGCTCAACCCATCCCACACCCCTGCTATGAGAGCAGCAGTGAAGACCACAGACATGATCTGATGCTTATTCGACTACGTGGTTGGGCATCCTTGGGGTCCAAAGTGAAGTCCATCAACCTGACGGATCACTGCCCTCGATCTGGCCAGAAGTGCACCATCTTGGGCTGGGGCACAGTCACCAGCCCTCGAG AGAACTTTCCTGACACCCTCAA TGGGCAGATAGAAATCCTTCCCAAGAAGCAGTGTGAGGACGCTTACCCCGGGGAAGTAACAGATGGTATGATCTGTGCAGGAGACAGCAGTGGGGCTGACCCATGCCAG GGGGATTCCAGGGGCCCGTTGGTGTGTGGTGGCGTTCTCCAGGGCATCACGTCTTGGGGATCAGACCCCTGTGGGCAGCCCGAGAAACCTGGCATCTACATCAACGTCTGCCGCTACCTGAACTGGATCAAGAAGACAATGGGCAGCAAGGGCTGA